Proteins encoded together in one Onychomys torridus chromosome 1, mOncTor1.1, whole genome shotgun sequence window:
- the Gpr152 gene encoding probable G-protein coupled receptor 152, which translates to MDTAMEANLGAAGHGPRTEPDDGGYYPQGSWDTVFLVALLLLGLPANGLMAWLAGSQARHGAGTRLALLLLSLALSDFLFLAAATFQILEIQHGGHWPLGTAACRFYYFLWGVSYSSGLFLLTALSLDRCLLALCPRWYPGRRPARLPLWVCSGVWVLATLFSVPWLVFPEAAVWWYDLVICLDFWDSEELPLRMLEILGGFLPFLLLMVCHVLTQATACRTCCGHQPRPMACHGFARVAKTILSAYVVLRLPYQLAQLLYLAFLWDVYPGYLLWEALVYSDYLILLNSCLSPFLCLAASADLRALLRAVLSSFAAAACEERPGSFTPAEPQTQVASVGLTLPEPTAEGQPRLDPLVQPQMDPSVQPQSDSVVQPEVDSLIQSPLEPVVQLEVTPSTRSPLDPMAQPQVNPSAQPQSNSVVETQVDSLTQPQMDPEAQPQSSTEAQTPACGVESVSNPGEERSPSPSPDPTPGAPENLDRPAVPEEESPSSVLPKEAASTSPP; encoded by the coding sequence ATGGACACTGCCATGGAAGCCAACCTGGGCGCTGCTGGCCACGGTCCCCGCACAGAGCCTGATGACGGGGGCTACTACCCTCAGGGCAGCTGGGACACAGTCTTTCTGGTAGCCTTGCTGCTCCTGGGACTGCCAGCCAATGGGCTGATGGCATGGCTGGCTGGCTCGCAGGCCCGGCATGGGGCTGGCACGAGACTGGCCCTGCTCCTGCTCAGCCTGGCCCTCTCTGACTTCTTATTCCTGGCAGCAGCAACTTTCCAAATCCTGGAGATCCAGCATGGAGGGCACTGGCCGTTGGGCACGGCCGCCTGCCGCTTCTACTACTTCCTGTGGGGCGTGTcctactcttctggcctcttcctaTTGACAGCCCTCAGCCTGGACCGATGCTTGCTGGCGCTGTGCCCACGCTGGTACCCAGGGCGCCGCCCAGCCCGCCTGCCCCTCTGGGTGTGCTCTGGGGTCTGGGTGCTGGCCACACTCTTCAGTGTGCCCTGGTTGGTCTTCCCCGAGGCTGCTGTCTGGTGGTATGACCTGGTCATCTGTCTGGACTTCTGGGACAGCGAGGAGCTACCTCTGCGGATGCTTGAGATCTTGGGGGGCTTCCTGCCCTTCCTCTTGCTGATGGTCTGCCACGTGCTTACCCAAGCCACTGCTTGCAGGACCTGTTGTGGGCACCAGCCTAGGCCTATGGCCTGCCACGGCTTTGCCCGTGTGGCCAAAACCATTCTGTCAGCCTATGTTGTTCTGAGGCTGCCCTACCAGCTCGCACAGTTGCTCTATCTGGCTTTCTTATGGGATGTCTACCCTGGGTACCTGCTCTGGGAAGCCCTGGTCTATTCTGACTACCTGATCCTGCTCAACAGCTGCCTGAGCCCCTTCCTGTGCCTGGCAGCCAGTGCTGATCTCCGAGCCCTGCTGCGTGCTGTGCTTTCATCCTTTGCAGCTGCTGCCTGTGAGGAACGGCCTGGTAGCTTCACACCAGCTGAGCCACAGACCCAGGTGGCCTCTGTGGGCTTGACTCTGCCAGAACCAACAGCTGAAGGCCAGCCACGGTTGGATCCCTTGGTCCAGCCTCAGATGGATCCCTCTGTCCAGCCACAGTCAGACTCTGTGGTCCAGCCTGAGGTTGACTCCCTGATCCAGTCACCACTGGAGCCTGTAGTTCAGCTTGAGGTGACCCCTTCTACCCGGTCACCATTGGATCCCATGGCACAACCTCAAGTGAACCCTTCAGCTCAACCACAGTCAAATTCTGTGGTCGAGACTCAAGTGGACTCCCTGACCCAGCCACAGATGGATCCTGAGGCCCAGCCACAGTCAAGCACAGAGGCCCAGACCCCTGCCTGTGGGGTTGAGTCAGTCTCTAATCCTGGTGAGGAGAggtcccccagcccatccccagaTCCCACTCCTGGGGCCCCTGAGAACCTAGATAGACCAGCTGTTCCTGAGGAAGAAAGTCCTAGCAGTGTCCTGCCAAAGGAGGCCGCCAGCACCAGCCCTCCTTGA
- the Coro1b gene encoding coronin-1B gives MSFRKVVRQSKFRHVFGQPVKNDQCYEDIRVSRVTWDSTFCAVNPKFLAVIVEASGGGAFMVLPLSKTGRIDKAYPTVCGHTGPVLDIDWCPHNDEVIASGSEDCTVMVWQIPENGLTSPLTEPVVVLEGHTKRVGIITWHPTARNVLLSAGCDNVVLIWNVGTAEELYRLDSLHPDLIYNVSWNRNGSLFCSACKDKSVRIIDPRRGTLVAEREKAHEGARPMRAIFLADGKVFTTGFSRMSERQLALWDPENLEEPMALQELDSSNGALLPFYDPDTSVVYVCGKGDSSIRYFEITNEPPYIHFLNTFTSKEPQRGMGSMPKRGLEVSKCEIARFYKLHERKCEPIVMTVPRKSDLFQDDLYPDTAGPEAALEAEDWVSGQDADPILISLREAYVPSKQRDLKVSRRNVLSDSRPASSSRPGPSTATTITDVPSGIFAGAGEPGKLEEVMRELRALRVLVKEQGERISRLEEQLGRMENGDT, from the exons ATGTCCTTCCGAAAAGTGGTACGACAGAGCAAATTCCGGCATGTGTTCGGACAGCCAGTCAAGAATGACCAGTGCTATGAGGACATTCGAGTGTCCCGGGTGACCTGGGACAGTACCTTCTGCGCGGTCAACCCCAAGTTCCTGGCGGTGATTGTGGAAGCCAGTGGTGGGGGTGCATTTATGGTGCTCCCTCTAAGCAAG ACAGGCCGTATTGACAAGGCCTACCCGACAGTGTGTGGGCACACGGGACCTGTCCTGGACATTGACTGGTGTCCCCACAATGATGAAGTCATTGCCAGTGGCTCAGAGGACTGCACAGTCATG GTATGGCAGATTCCAGAGAATGGGCTGACCTCCCCTCTGACTGAGCCAGTGGTAGTGCTTGAGGGGCACACCAAGCGTGTGGGCATCATCACCTGGCACCCCACAGCCCGAAACGTGCTTCTCAGTGCAG GTTGTGACAATGTGGTGCTCATCTGGAATGTGGGCACTGCAGAGGAGCTGTACCGTCTAGATAGCTTGCACCCTGACCTCATCTACAACGTGAGCTGGAATCGCAATGGGAGCCTCTTCTGCTCAGCTTGCAAGGACAAGAGTGTCCGCATCATCGATCCCAGGCGGGGCACCCTGGTGGCA GAGCGGGAGAAGGCTCATGAAGGGGCCCGGCCCATGCGGGCCATCTTTCTGGCCGATGGCAAGGTGTTCACCACCGGTTTCAGCCGCATGAGTGAACGGCAGCTGGCACTCTGGGACCCA GAAAATCTTGAGGAACCCATGGCCCTGCAGGAGCTGGATTCCAGCAATGGTGCTCTGCTGCCCTTCTATGACCCAGACACCAGTGTAGTCTATGTCTGTGGCAAG GGTGACTCCAGCATCCGGTACTTTGAGATCACAAATGAGCCCCCCTACATCCACTTCCTGAATACATTCACCAGCAAAGAACCCCAGAGGGGTATGGGTAGCATGCCTAAGAGGGGCTTGGAGGTCAGCAAGTGTGAAATTGCCCG GTTTTACAAACTGCATGAGCGCAAGTGTGAACCCATAGTCATGACCGTGCCAAGAAAG TCTGACCTCTTCCAGGATGATCTGTACCCTGATACAGCCGGACCTGAGGCTGCTCTTGAGGCAGAGGATTGGGTGAGCGGGCAGGATGCTGATCCGATCCTGATCTCACTACGGGAAGCCTATGTGCCCAGTAAACAGCGGGACCTGAAGGTCAGCCGGCGAAATGTGCTATCGGACAGCCGGCCTGCCAGTTCCAGCCGCCCTGGACCCTCCACAGCTACCACAATTACTGATGTTCCCAGTGGCATCTTTGCTGGGGCTGGT GAACCTGGGAAACTGGAAGAGGTGATGAGAGAGCTCCGGGCGCTCCGGGTGCTGGTCAAGGAACAGGGGGAGCGCATCAGCCGCCTGGAGGAGCAGCTGGGCCGCATGGAGAATGGGGATACATAG
- the LOC118596124 gene encoding protein tyrosine phosphatase receptor type C-associated protein, giving the protein MALSGPLRCRMLLVLPGALASGVGTEDDGAGSSAVTIILLFLLLLLLVTALALAWHRLSRVSGGYYHPARLGAALWGHTRRLLWASPAGRWLRARTELGSSEEPEQREDEQDAEEDFTIDGGPEEAGPQEEEQRCEAGAEAKQGPEAHDTDSEGGLDLSSQVPVGSGSSAEALLSDLHAFSGSAAWDDSARKAGGQGLHVTAL; this is encoded by the exons ATG GCTCTGTCTGGTCCCCTCCGATGTAGGATGCTGTTAGTCCTGCCAGGGGCCTTGGCCTCGGGGGTAGGCACTGAGGACGACGGTGCAGGCTCCAGTGCCGTCACCATCATCCTGctgttcctgctcctgctgctgcttgtCACTGCCCTGGCCTTGGCCTGGCACCGCCTCAGCCGGGTCTCAGGGGGCTACTACCACCCAGCTCGCCTGGGCGCTGCGTTGTGGGGCCACACCCGGCGCCTGCTCTGGGCCAGCCCTGCAGGCCGCTGGCTCCGGGCCCGCACTGAGCTGGGATCCTCAGAGGAACCAGAGCAGCGAGAGGATGAACAGGATGCCGAAGAGGATTTCACGATAGATGGTGGCCCCGAGGAGGCTGGTCCCCAGGAAGAGGAGCAGCGGTGTGAGGCGGGAGCTGAAGCAAAGCAGGGCCCAGAAGCACACGACACAGACAGTGAAGGGGGCCTGGACCTCAGCTCTCAAGTTCCTGTGGGCTCAGGCAGCAGCGCTGAGGCTCTTCTCAGCGACCTGCATGCCTTTTCAGGCAGTGCAGCCTGGGATGACAGTGCCAGGAAGGCAGGGGGCCAGGGCCTCCATGTCACCGCACTGTAG
- the Rps6kb2 gene encoding ribosomal protein S6 kinase beta-2 isoform X2, whose protein sequence is MAAVFDIDLETEEGSEGEGEPEFSPAEVCPLGELRAAGLETVGHYEEVELTESSVNQSPERIGPHCFELLSVLGKGGYGKVFQVRKVQGTNLGKIYAMKVLRKAKIVRNAKDTAHTRAERNILESVKHPFIVELAYAFQTGGKLYLILECLSGGELFTHLEREGIFLEDTACFYLAEITLALGHLHSQGIIYRDLKPENIMLNSQGHIKLTDFGLCKESIHEGAITHTFCGTIEYMAPEILVRSGHNRAVDWWSLGALMYDMLTGSPPFTAENRKKTMDKIMKGKLVLPPYLTPDARDLAKKFLKRNPIQRIGGGPGDAAEVQRHPFFRHINWDDLLARRVDPPFRPSLSEEDVSQFDTRFTRQTPVDSPDDTALSESANQAFLGFTYVAPSVLDSIKEGFSFQPKLRSPRRLNSSPRTPISPLKFSPFEGFRPSPGPPEPMEPSLPPLLPPPSPPPPTSTAPLPIRPPSGTKKSKKGRGRPGR, encoded by the exons ATGGCCGCCGTGTTTGATATAGACTTGGAGACCGAGGAAGGCAGCGAGGGCGAGGGCGAACCCGAGTTCAGCCCTGCG GAGGTGTGTCCCCTTGGCGAGTTGAGGGCTGCTGGCCTGGA GACGGTGGGACACTATGAGGAGGTGGAGCTGACAGAGAGCAGCGTGAACCAGAGCCCTGAACGCATCGGCCCCCATTGCTTTGAGCTCCTGAGTGTACTGGGCAAGGGGGGCTATGGCAAG GTGTTCCAGGTGAGAAAAGTGCAAGGCACCAACTTGGGCAAAATATATGCCATGAAAGTCTTGAGAAAG GCCAAGATTGTACGCAATGCCAAGGACACAGCACATACCCGGGCTGAGCGGAACATTCTAGAATCCGTGAAGCATCCCTTCATTGTGGAACTGGCCTACGCTTTCCAGACAGGTGGCAAACTCTACCTCATCCTGGAGTGCCTCAGTG GTGGTGAGCTCTTCACACATCTTGAGCGAGAAGGCATCTTCTTGGAAGACACAGCCTG TTTCTACCTGGCTGAGATCACACTGGCCCTGGGCCATCTCCATTCCCAAGGCATCATCTACCGGGATCTCAAGCCTGAGAACATCATGCTCAACAGCCAAG GCCACATCAAACTGACAGACTTCGGACTCTGCAAAGAGTCCATTCATGAGGGAGCTATCACTCACACCTTCTGTGGCACCATTGAGTACAT GGCCCCAGAGATTTTAGTGCGCAGTGGCCACAACCGGGCAGTGGACTGGTGGAGCCTGGGGGCCCTGATGTACGACATGCTCACTGGATCG CCGCCCTTCACCGCAGAGAACCGAAAGAAAACTATGGATAAAATCATGAAAGGGAAGCTGGTACTGCCCCCCTACCTCACCCCGGATGCTCGGGATCTTGCCAAAAAG TTTCTGAAGCGGAATCCCATTCAACGAATTGGGGGTGGCCCAGGAGATGCTGCTGAGGTGCAG AGGCACCCCTTCTTCCGGCACATCAATTGGGATGACCTCTTGGCCCGCCGTGTGGACCCCCCCTTCAGGCCGAGTCTG tcagaagaggatgtgagCCAGTTTGATACACGCTTCACACGACAGACGCCGGTAGATAGTCCTGACGACACAGCCCTCAGCGAGAGTGCCAACCAAGCCTTCCTG GGCTTCACATATGTGGCACCTTCTGTCCTGGACAGCATCAAGGAGGGCTTCTCTTTCCAGCCCAAGCTGCGGTCCCCCAGGCGTCTTAACAGCAGTCCCCGCACTCCCATCAG CCCCCTCAAGTTCTCTCCCTTTGAGGGGTTCCGGCCCAGCCCTGGCCCACCAGagcccatggagccatctctacCTCCACTCCTGCCACCACCGTCGCCGCCACCACCCACAAGCACTGCCCCTCTTCCCATCCGTCCCCCCTCAGGGACCAAGAAATCCAAGAAGGGCCGCGGGCGCCCAGGGCGCTAA
- the Rps6kb2 gene encoding ribosomal protein S6 kinase beta-2 isoform X1: protein MAAVFDIDLETEEGSEGEGEPEFSPAEVCPLGELRAAGLETVGHYEEVELTESSVNQSPERIGPHCFELLSVLGKGGYGKVFQVRKVQGTNLGKIYAMKVLRKAKIVRNAKDTAHTRAERNILESVKHPFIVELAYAFQTGGKLYLILECLSGGELFTHLEREGIFLEDTACFYLAEITLALGHLHSQGIIYRDLKPENIMLNSQGHIKLTDFGLCKESIHEGAITHTFCGTIEYMAPEILVRSGHNRAVDWWSLGALMYDMLTGSPPFTAENRKKTMDKIMKGKLVLPPYLTPDARDLAKKFLKRNPIQRIGGGPGDAAEVQRHPFFRHINWDDLLARRVDPPFRPSLQSEEDVSQFDTRFTRQTPVDSPDDTALSESANQAFLGFTYVAPSVLDSIKEGFSFQPKLRSPRRLNSSPRTPISPLKFSPFEGFRPSPGPPEPMEPSLPPLLPPPSPPPPTSTAPLPIRPPSGTKKSKKGRGRPGR from the exons ATGGCCGCCGTGTTTGATATAGACTTGGAGACCGAGGAAGGCAGCGAGGGCGAGGGCGAACCCGAGTTCAGCCCTGCG GAGGTGTGTCCCCTTGGCGAGTTGAGGGCTGCTGGCCTGGA GACGGTGGGACACTATGAGGAGGTGGAGCTGACAGAGAGCAGCGTGAACCAGAGCCCTGAACGCATCGGCCCCCATTGCTTTGAGCTCCTGAGTGTACTGGGCAAGGGGGGCTATGGCAAG GTGTTCCAGGTGAGAAAAGTGCAAGGCACCAACTTGGGCAAAATATATGCCATGAAAGTCTTGAGAAAG GCCAAGATTGTACGCAATGCCAAGGACACAGCACATACCCGGGCTGAGCGGAACATTCTAGAATCCGTGAAGCATCCCTTCATTGTGGAACTGGCCTACGCTTTCCAGACAGGTGGCAAACTCTACCTCATCCTGGAGTGCCTCAGTG GTGGTGAGCTCTTCACACATCTTGAGCGAGAAGGCATCTTCTTGGAAGACACAGCCTG TTTCTACCTGGCTGAGATCACACTGGCCCTGGGCCATCTCCATTCCCAAGGCATCATCTACCGGGATCTCAAGCCTGAGAACATCATGCTCAACAGCCAAG GCCACATCAAACTGACAGACTTCGGACTCTGCAAAGAGTCCATTCATGAGGGAGCTATCACTCACACCTTCTGTGGCACCATTGAGTACAT GGCCCCAGAGATTTTAGTGCGCAGTGGCCACAACCGGGCAGTGGACTGGTGGAGCCTGGGGGCCCTGATGTACGACATGCTCACTGGATCG CCGCCCTTCACCGCAGAGAACCGAAAGAAAACTATGGATAAAATCATGAAAGGGAAGCTGGTACTGCCCCCCTACCTCACCCCGGATGCTCGGGATCTTGCCAAAAAG TTTCTGAAGCGGAATCCCATTCAACGAATTGGGGGTGGCCCAGGAGATGCTGCTGAGGTGCAG AGGCACCCCTTCTTCCGGCACATCAATTGGGATGACCTCTTGGCCCGCCGTGTGGACCCCCCCTTCAGGCCGAGTCTG CagtcagaagaggatgtgagCCAGTTTGATACACGCTTCACACGACAGACGCCGGTAGATAGTCCTGACGACACAGCCCTCAGCGAGAGTGCCAACCAAGCCTTCCTG GGCTTCACATATGTGGCACCTTCTGTCCTGGACAGCATCAAGGAGGGCTTCTCTTTCCAGCCCAAGCTGCGGTCCCCCAGGCGTCTTAACAGCAGTCCCCGCACTCCCATCAG CCCCCTCAAGTTCTCTCCCTTTGAGGGGTTCCGGCCCAGCCCTGGCCCACCAGagcccatggagccatctctacCTCCACTCCTGCCACCACCGTCGCCGCCACCACCCACAAGCACTGCCCCTCTTCCCATCCGTCCCCCCTCAGGGACCAAGAAATCCAAGAAGGGCCGCGGGCGCCCAGGGCGCTAA